From Kineosporia succinea, the proteins below share one genomic window:
- a CDS encoding carbohydrate ABC transporter permease yields the protein MALTERTRTARRHSTGRSLERSNISDSDLSRASTRFTFRVVVWVVVALLAVVAAGPLLWLAKSAVSTTQDILRTPFALWPSGIQGQNLADAWNQIQIGRFTTNSLLITSGEVIVAVFSAVTLGYVLAILRPRYGPVLNAAIMATLFIPGVISLIPLYLTVIDLGLLDSYAALWLTNGVSAFNVLIMKQYFQTIPPELIEAATVDGAGPLRILWSIVLPMARPIIGVVALLAFIASWKDFLWPLLALPSPEKQPLSVGLATVAPQADLAMLMAGMFIAVLIPITVFAIFQKQ from the coding sequence ATGGCCCTCACCGAAAGGACCCGCACCGCCCGACGGCACTCGACCGGCCGCTCGCTCGAGCGCTCGAACATCTCCGACTCCGACCTCTCCCGCGCGAGCACCCGATTCACCTTCCGCGTCGTGGTCTGGGTGGTCGTGGCCCTGCTCGCCGTCGTGGCGGCCGGGCCGCTGCTGTGGCTCGCGAAGTCCGCGGTGTCGACCACGCAGGACATCCTGCGCACCCCGTTCGCCCTGTGGCCCTCAGGCATCCAGGGGCAGAACCTCGCCGACGCGTGGAACCAGATCCAGATCGGCCGGTTCACCACCAACTCGCTCCTGATCACGAGCGGCGAGGTGATCGTGGCCGTGTTCTCGGCCGTGACGCTCGGCTACGTGCTAGCGATCCTGCGCCCGAGGTACGGGCCGGTCCTCAACGCCGCGATCATGGCGACCCTGTTCATCCCCGGGGTGATCTCGCTGATCCCGCTGTACCTCACCGTGATCGACCTCGGGCTCCTCGACAGCTACGCGGCGCTGTGGCTCACCAACGGCGTCAGCGCCTTCAACGTGCTCATCATGAAGCAGTACTTCCAGACCATCCCGCCCGAGCTGATCGAGGCGGCGACGGTCGACGGCGCCGGTCCGCTGCGCATCCTCTGGTCGATCGTGCTGCCGATGGCGCGTCCGATCATCGGCGTGGTCGCCCTTCTCGCGTTCATCGCGTCGTGGAAGGACTTCCTGTGGCCGCTCCTGGCCCTGCCCTCCCCCGAGAAGCAGCCGCTGTCGGTGGGACTCGCGACGGTCGCGCCTCAGGCCGACCTCGCCATGCTCATGGCCGGCATGTTCATCGCCGTTCTCATCCCGATCACGGTGTTCGCGATCTTCCAGAAGCAGTGA
- a CDS encoding transposase family protein yields the protein MLVYRSGMNVSTQHLRFVTNALRTQRKQSGTRWRVLSSGQQALMLLAHLKKGETYRDLAIGFKVGTSTAYRYLREGLEVLAGLAPALEQAIQAAAKKAYVTLDGTLLRIDRVAMASKGDRIYYSGKHKTHGVNVQVIADPAGRLIWASPALPGARHDAGAAKEHGIPAALGAAGVSTFADTAYIGAGPTIRAPFRRLRHDRSSHLFTRRELSTGQKAVNTSISQMRAPGERANAALKSWRLLHKIRSSPAHATRLVNAVQVVILNS from the coding sequence GTGCTTGTCTACCGCTCAGGCATGAACGTGTCCACCCAACACCTGCGGTTCGTCACGAACGCGTTGCGCACCCAGCGGAAGCAGAGCGGAACTCGCTGGCGCGTGTTGTCCTCCGGGCAGCAGGCTTTGATGCTCCTGGCCCACCTGAAGAAGGGCGAGACCTACCGCGACCTGGCCATCGGCTTCAAGGTCGGCACGAGCACGGCCTACCGCTACCTGCGCGAAGGCCTGGAGGTCCTGGCCGGCCTCGCCCCGGCCCTGGAACAGGCCATCCAGGCCGCGGCGAAGAAGGCCTACGTGACCTTGGACGGAACACTGCTGCGTATCGACCGGGTGGCCATGGCCTCGAAAGGCGACCGCATCTATTACTCCGGCAAGCACAAGACTCACGGGGTGAACGTGCAGGTCATCGCCGATCCGGCCGGCCGGCTGATCTGGGCATCACCGGCCCTGCCCGGGGCCCGCCACGACGCCGGAGCCGCCAAGGAACACGGAATCCCCGCTGCTCTGGGCGCGGCCGGCGTGAGCACGTTCGCCGACACCGCCTACATCGGTGCCGGGCCTACGATCCGGGCGCCGTTTCGTCGACTGCGCCACGACCGCAGCTCCCACCTCTTCACCCGCAGGGAGCTCTCAACCGGCCAAAAGGCCGTCAACACATCGATCTCGCAGATGCGAGCTCCCGGCGAGCGCGCCAATGCCGCCCTCAAGAGCTGGCGTCTCCTGCACAAGATTCGCTCCAGTCCCGCTCACGCGACGCGGCTGGTGAACGCGGTTCAGGTGGTGATCCTCAACTCCTGA